One Syntrophorhabdaceae bacterium DNA window includes the following coding sequences:
- a CDS encoding MBOAT family O-acyltransferase, which yields MLFTSTEFLIFLPIVFLLYWFVFQKNLKLQNYFILAISYLFYGWWDWRCLFLVIFCSGINYLAGLKLASDKNIKSRKLVLSLSCVFSIGLLGVFKYFNFFVDNFISAFASIGIHLQARTLNIVLPVGISFYTLKALGYTIDVYKGKLEATKDMIAFFSFVGFFPQLLAGPIDRATTLLPQFYVKRTFEYHNAVEGMRQILWGFLKKIMIADKCAIYVNEIFANHETLPAGTLVLGAIYFAFQIYADFSGYSDIAIGTSRLFGFTSMQNFNVPYFSRDIAEFWRRWHISLTTWFRDYLYIPLGGNRGTKFHVVRNTFIIFLICGFWHGANWTFIMWGLINALYFLPLLLLGKNRKNTDTVAHGRILPNIKELFQMGTTFALAVFAWIFFRADSIGQAFSYIGHIFSKSLLSAPKGSGAAHILPLLLIMILLEWFQREELFATAKIGYTWPKPVRWSCYAFIIFLIGMYMQTTETPFIYFQF from the coding sequence ATGTTATTCACCTCCACTGAATTTCTAATATTCTTACCAATCGTTTTTTTGCTCTATTGGTTTGTCTTTCAGAAGAATCTGAAACTACAGAACTATTTCATTCTTGCCATCAGCTATCTGTTTTATGGGTGGTGGGACTGGAGATGTCTGTTCCTGGTTATATTTTGTTCGGGAATAAACTATCTCGCAGGATTAAAGTTAGCCTCTGATAAAAATATAAAGAGTAGAAAGCTGGTACTCTCACTGTCTTGTGTTTTCAGCATAGGGTTGCTGGGTGTTTTTAAATATTTCAATTTTTTCGTCGACAATTTTATAAGTGCATTTGCTTCAATCGGCATCCATTTGCAGGCGAGAACACTCAACATCGTTCTGCCTGTAGGCATCAGTTTTTATACCTTAAAAGCCTTAGGCTATACAATTGACGTGTATAAGGGGAAATTGGAAGCGACAAAAGACATGATCGCATTTTTCTCCTTCGTAGGGTTTTTTCCGCAACTTTTGGCGGGACCCATTGACCGTGCTACCACTCTTCTGCCTCAATTCTATGTAAAAAGAACATTTGAATACCATAACGCTGTCGAGGGCATGCGCCAAATTCTGTGGGGATTTCTCAAGAAAATTATGATCGCCGATAAATGTGCGATATACGTAAATGAAATTTTTGCGAACCACGAAACATTGCCCGCCGGCACTCTGGTATTAGGTGCGATTTACTTTGCATTCCAGATATATGCCGACTTTTCAGGTTATTCAGATATTGCCATAGGGACATCCCGTTTGTTTGGTTTTACTTCGATGCAAAACTTTAATGTACCTTATTTTTCGCGTGACATTGCCGAATTCTGGCGACGATGGCACATATCGCTTACTACCTGGTTCAGGGACTATTTATACATTCCTTTGGGCGGAAACAGGGGGACCAAATTTCACGTTGTCAGGAACACCTTCATTATTTTTTTGATATGTGGTTTCTGGCACGGGGCGAACTGGACTTTTATCATGTGGGGACTAATCAACGCTCTTTATTTTCTGCCTTTGCTCCTATTGGGGAAAAATAGAAAGAATACAGACACGGTAGCCCACGGCAGAATATTGCCAAACATAAAAGAGCTGTTCCAGATGGGCACGACCTTTGCGCTCGCTGTTTTCGCATGGATATTTTTTAGAGCAGATAGTATCGGTCAGGCATTTTCATATATTGGACATATTTTTTCAAAATCCTTGCTATCTGCCCCTAAAGGCTCAGGCGCCGCACATATTTTGCCCCTGTTGTTAATTATGATCTTGCTGGAATGGTTTCAAAGGGAAGAGCTGTTCGCTACAGCAAAAATAGGGTACACATGGCCGAAACCGGTCAGGTGGAGCTGTTAT